A genomic region of Mesobacillus jeotgali contains the following coding sequences:
- a CDS encoding spore germination protein, translating into MKFRIPKVSKSDSVKENDPCSTYGRIKDVFQPNSDFKEFKIKRDNNTLIFCFLETLVSEEKFKDYLLIPLFSEDFELTTDNLQSLNGKQEQDPEKIISEILNGNYVLYICERNEAWVFSFPKDLQRAIQEPVNEGVVRGAHDGFVENLETNISQLRLRIKSPDLMVNYHVLGEKTKTKTAVIFMKGIANEEIVHEVERRLSYISTDMVLSPGYIEEFIEDDPFSIFPQLINTERPDRAMANLMEGRIIIIGEGSPTALILPVTFFAFYQSSDDYNGRWIPSTFIRLLRYVSFLIAITLPAFYIAIIAFHLEVIPHELILPLKGSVEGIPYPPLLEAFFMEITIELIREAGVRLPRPIGQTIGIVGGLVIGDAVVSAGLISNIMIVIVAVTAISAFVVPSNEMSTTVRLIRFPLMIAAAILGFVGLIFGLIFVFVKLCKLESFGVPYFSPLAPFHVKDIKDTFIRMPLWKMNDRPHNSDAIKIKRQRDSRGWKTNEPR; encoded by the coding sequence CACCTTGATTTTTTGTTTCCTTGAGACGCTGGTTTCGGAGGAAAAATTTAAGGATTATTTATTGATCCCCTTATTTTCAGAAGACTTCGAGCTTACAACTGATAATTTGCAGAGTTTAAATGGCAAACAAGAACAGGATCCTGAAAAAATCATTAGCGAGATACTGAATGGAAACTACGTGCTGTACATTTGCGAACGTAATGAGGCATGGGTATTCTCATTTCCAAAGGATCTTCAGCGGGCGATTCAAGAACCGGTAAACGAAGGCGTGGTCCGCGGTGCACACGATGGCTTCGTCGAAAATCTTGAAACAAATATCAGCCAGCTGAGGCTCAGAATTAAGAGCCCGGACCTTATGGTTAACTACCATGTATTAGGCGAAAAGACAAAAACCAAAACGGCTGTCATTTTCATGAAAGGCATTGCTAATGAGGAAATTGTCCATGAAGTTGAAAGAAGGCTTTCCTATATTTCCACCGACATGGTGTTAAGCCCTGGCTATATTGAAGAATTTATCGAAGACGATCCCTTCTCGATATTCCCACAGCTCATTAATACGGAACGACCAGACAGGGCGATGGCAAATTTGATGGAAGGTCGAATCATTATCATTGGGGAAGGCAGTCCAACAGCACTGATTTTGCCAGTCACTTTTTTTGCCTTTTATCAATCGTCGGATGATTACAACGGCAGGTGGATACCCTCTACCTTTATCCGACTGTTAAGGTATGTCAGCTTTCTCATCGCTATTACCTTGCCAGCTTTCTATATTGCCATAATCGCGTTTCACCTTGAAGTGATCCCTCATGAACTGATTCTCCCTTTAAAAGGGTCTGTGGAAGGAATTCCATATCCTCCGCTTCTGGAGGCTTTCTTCATGGAAATCACTATTGAATTGATCAGGGAAGCAGGGGTGAGGCTTCCAAGACCAATTGGACAAACAATAGGCATTGTAGGGGGGCTCGTCATCGGGGATGCTGTTGTAAGTGCCGGACTAATTTCAAATATCATGATTGTCATTGTCGCGGTCACGGCTATATCCGCGTTTGTCGTTCCTTCTAATGAAATGAGTACGACTGTTCGGCTCATTCGGTTCCCGCTGATGATTGCAGCTGCTATTTTAGGATTTGTCGGGTTGATTTTTGGGCTAATCTTTGTCTTCGTTAAACTGTGTAAGCTTGAATCTTTTGGAGTACCTTACTTTTCACCGCTGGCCCCTTTTCACGTTAAGGACATTAAGGATACCTTCATCCGAATGCCGCTTTGGAAGATGAACGACCGTCCGCATAATTCCGATGCTATTAAAATCAAAAGACAGCGTGACTCTAGAGGATGGAAGACAAATGAACCGAGATAA
- a CDS encoding GerAB/ArcD/ProY family transporter, whose protein sequence is MNRDKTNITYHQFFLLIIHTQLGVGGLSLPYTMHNSVQSDGWISILLAGFLIQGVLLVYLMLFKRFETKDVLDISTTLLGRKIGKLISFFYLLYFISVGSLILVLYSQIIERWILQNTPKWVICGLLVIAGIYLCVDGLKILARFYTLVTPLIILLVLLVSYTLKDSNIYYILPIGQAGLKNIVFGSKDAILSMLGFEIILLVFPMVSGTYRQKFKAISFANLFTTLLYAYLIFVAFVYFSPNEIKILPEPLLYILKSYTFKIIERTDLLFLSFWIFLVFTSFGSYLYLAAKTGARLFNKKVERRLVYLVAFVMYGISFLPEIEMKYLEFMNSYIPKASIIFILFPAFLLLVSFLFKKSERGSEAIDPVS, encoded by the coding sequence ATGAACCGAGATAAAACAAACATCACCTATCATCAATTTTTCCTTTTAATCATACATACACAGCTCGGAGTTGGCGGACTTTCGCTTCCTTATACAATGCACAATTCTGTGCAGTCAGATGGCTGGATTTCGATCTTGCTGGCGGGGTTTTTAATTCAAGGTGTTTTATTGGTCTACTTGATGCTTTTTAAAAGATTTGAGACAAAAGATGTCCTGGATATCAGCACTACTCTCCTTGGCCGGAAAATCGGAAAGCTTATTAGTTTCTTTTATTTACTTTATTTTATCAGTGTCGGCAGTTTAATATTGGTGCTTTATTCCCAAATAATCGAGCGTTGGATTCTGCAAAATACACCCAAATGGGTAATCTGCGGATTGCTGGTTATAGCAGGTATCTATTTATGCGTGGACGGCCTGAAAATTCTGGCAAGATTTTATACACTTGTCACACCGCTCATCATTTTGCTTGTGCTGCTTGTTTCTTATACCTTAAAGGATTCGAATATTTATTATATTTTACCTATTGGCCAGGCCGGCTTAAAGAATATTGTATTTGGAAGCAAGGATGCAATCTTGTCCATGCTTGGATTCGAAATCATCCTCCTTGTTTTTCCCATGGTATCAGGGACTTACCGGCAGAAGTTCAAGGCTATATCCTTTGCTAATCTTTTCACCACATTACTTTATGCGTATTTGATTTTCGTGGCTTTCGTTTACTTCAGCCCGAATGAAATAAAAATACTGCCAGAACCGCTACTGTACATCTTAAAATCTTATACCTTCAAAATAATTGAGCGAACAGATTTACTCTTCTTGTCATTTTGGATTTTCCTTGTCTTCACCTCTTTCGGCAGTTATCTGTACTTAGCTGCCAAGACGGGGGCAAGGCTCTTCAATAAAAAGGTAGAGCGAAGACTTGTATACTTAGTTGCTTTCGTTATGTATGGGATATCATTTTTGCCTGAAATAGAAATGAAATATCTAGAATTCATGAACAGCTATATACCTAAAGCCAGTATTATTTTCATCCTGTTCCCCGCCTTTTTGCTTTTAGTTTCGTTCCTGTTCAAAAAATCCGAACGAGGAAGTGAAGCCATTGATCCGGTTTCTTAA